A window of the Zeugodacus cucurbitae isolate PBARC_wt_2022May chromosome 2, idZeuCucr1.2, whole genome shotgun sequence genome harbors these coding sequences:
- the LOC105221578 gene encoding F-BAR domain only protein 2 isoform X3 — protein MTVDFNDYFWGEKNNGFDVLYHNMKFGCLASKELSEFFREKSNIEEQNSKLMAKLAHKASTGTLNSTFAPVWTILRTSAEKLSTLHLQMVQKLTELVKDVAKYADELHKKHKTVKEEESQTLESVQAMQTSTAAVQKLRDLYASKVLELEKLRKDNGSQKDIEKVETKLRKLHDEYKALLDKHNPIKNDFERRMTQTCKRFQEIEEVHLRQMKEFLSTFLEMLQNNHDMVGQVHSDFKRQFNDMTVDKLLEQFVLNKYTGLEKPEVPELENIPLSIQQQQSISATRLNQPVAASNSNSATSIQGAISRITSGSISMDQRGSVGVEAGSLASGGGAIGAVDGSGSGSNSHLNADDNILGIQASPRATSPILLNTTADVTSGTSSANTAVPAAAAASTSTSTSTVRSNFLNWFSSSIPSSKQQPANSNAGATDATTTTNSGGGNFGTDSNGSTHTSTAIIKNSLNSELQSLQDNNNQDRTLVEQHLQQRTSSPTPTGSSSATNRNYTEPISTSLNERSNHLHRHPHSVSTSGGTVSASNAGVSVGNSRRTTSLLNIFTSNSQVSGILRSRRDKAKTKKSKKKKDGEAADNIQEEHQGSVDRANNSYDTDDMNRMKAQNSSGSSAGGLGISSASAPGSVDSSGGGAGALGVNISENIGGGSSGNGNSSATNNANKNSSASGNGTAGSGAGGTKAYGANEVDEDGYSMQPPKEIAWEENQDKTGSFYSDSDSDSDNDKPERRIHVKIKPLNNGQAPMSASVDELRATVENISLSPTSVFSTFNQQHSNQQLQQSRIASRQQSPEISNASTPTATVHPYAPLQSPTLSMTNNSRYADLGDIFSELGDVSASAPASATLSKSNSRQIPTPTSANSIAIPRPPSRRSEMVMAPSVAAARGRISPSPAMNRADSIGSLEFRTAIGGIGSSRGPSPLTIGISDTIPLAVAFHEIIHAYFRGSDESRCQVKISGDMMLSFPAGIVGLLANNPNPAKLGFRIKNMQNLENLIPNSKLVQIDRNQSSSFSTLLEFNMPALTALLRHQAEHNPNASYFNVDILKYQVRSKPGASSCPFQLVSYWKCETTFTALKIDYKYNNHAMASASPLLNVTLSVPVNGLVRNVQSKPHSAWLGESNRLVWNFTDISQNSQDGGVGTLRARLELNDGPSIPALLTTQFNCEGTTLSGIEFELQGSGYRLSLVKRRFVSGKYVCEGDGVRSGATPTPPSVGSSSPFSAKSN, from the exons ATGACGGTTGATTTCAACGATTATTTTTGG GGGGAGAAGAACAACGGGTTCGATGTACTCTATCACAATATGAAATTCGGTTGTTTGGCCAGTAAAGAGCTTTCGGAGTTCTTTCGGGAAAAGTCCAATATCGAAGAACAGAACTCGAAATTAATGGCCAAATTGGCACACAAAGCCAGCACTGGTACACTGAATAGCACATTTGCTCCCGTCTGGACTATACTTCGTACTTCAGCCGAGAAACTCTCTACACTACACTTACAGATGGTGCAAAAACTCACCGAGCTTGTAAAGGACGTCGCTAAGTATGCTGATGAATtgcataaaaaacacaaaactgtTAAGGAGGAAGAATCACAGACACTGGAGAGTGTGCAAGCGATGCAGACTTCGACAGCCGCTGTGCAAAAGCTGCGTGATCTTTACGCGAGCAAAGTGCTGGAATTGGAGAAGTTGCGCAAGGACAATGGTTCTCAGAAGGACATCGAAAAAGTCGAAACGAAACTGCGAAAATTACACGATGAATATAAAGCGCTGCTCGATAAGCACAATCCGATCAAGAACGACTTCGAGCGGCGTATGACACAAACGTGCAAG CGTTTTCAAGAAATTGAAGAAGTCCATTTGCGGCAAATGAAAGAGTTCTTGTCCACATTCTTAGAGATGCTACAAAATAATCATGATATGGTTGGACAG GTACATTCGGATTTTAAGCGTCAATTTAATGATATGACTGTGGATAAACTTTTAGAGCAATTTGTGCTAAACAAATACACCGGATTGGAGAAACCCG AAGTGCCCGAACTCGAAAACATTCCACTctccatacaacaacaacagtccaTCTCAGCTACACGCTTAAATCAGCCCGTGGCTGCTTCCAATTCCAATTCAGCCACAAGTATACAAGGTGCCATATCACGTATTACTAGCGGTAGCATATCAATGGACCAACGTGGCAGTGTTGGTGTCGAGGCAGGTTCTTTAGCCAGTGGTGGTGGCGCTATTGGTGCAGTAGATGGTAGTGGCAGTGGCAGTAATAGCCACCTGAACGCTGATGACAACATACTAGGTATACAGGCATCACCACGTGCAACATCACCTATTTTATTGAATACCACCGCTGATGTAACCTCAGGCACTAGTAGTGCTAACACTGCGGTGCCAGCAGCTGCAGCCGCAAGCACATCGACAAGCACTTCCACAGTGCGTAGCAATTTCTTAAATTGGTTTTCTTCAAGCATTCCAAGCAGCAAGCAACAGCCGGCGAATTCCAACGCTGGAGCTACGgacgcaacaacaaccaccaatAGCGGTGGTGGGAATTTCGGTACGGATAGCAATGGTTCTACCCACACCAGCACAGCCATCATCAAAAATTCCCTAAACTCAGAGCTTCAGTCACTACAGGATAATAATAATCAAG atcGAACTTTAGTGGAGCAGCACTTACAACAGCGCACCTCTTCGCCAACGCCAACTGGCAGCAGTTCAGCCACGAATCGAAATTACACAGAACCGATTTCTACATCACTCAATGAACGTTCAAACCATCTGCATCGACATCCGCATTCAGTGTCCACGAGTGGCGGCACTGTGTCAGCATCTAATGCGGGTGTGTCCGTGGGGAACTCACGCCGCACAACCTCGCTTTTGAACATTTTCACATCAAATTCTCAGG TGTCTGGTATTTTGCGTAGTCGTCGAGATAAAGCTAAAACCAAAAAGTCTAAAAAGAAGAAAGATGGGGAAGCGGCAGATAACATACAAGAAGAACATCAAGGAAG TGTGGATCGCGCCAACAACTCCTATGATACTGACGATATGAATAGAATGAAAGCGCAAAATTCCAGTGGCAGCAGTGCCGGTGGGCTAGGCATATCATCTGCTTCAGCACCGGGCAGCGTGGACTCGTCGGGCGGTGGCGCTGGTGCGCTTGGTGTGAATATATCGGAAAATATTGGAGGTGGCTCATCAGGCAATGGCAATAGCAGTGCcacaaataatgcaaataaaaatagcagTGCATCGGGTAATGGCACAGCTGGTAGTGGTGCAGGAGGCACTAAAGCATATGGTGCTAATGAGGTTGACGAGGATGGCTACAGCATGCAACCGCCCAAAGAGATTGCTTGGGAGGAAAATCAAGATAAAa ctGGAAGTTTCTACTCTGATTCCGACTCAGATTCAGATAACGATAAGCCAGAAAGACGTATACATGTAAAAATCAAGCCACTGAACAATGGCCAGGCGCCAATGTCCGCAAGTGTAGATGAGCTGCGCGCTACTGTGGAGAATATATCACTATCGCCTACCAGCGTATTTTCG ACTTTCAACCAACAGCACAGCAATCAGCAGTTGCAGCAATCGCGCATTGCTTCGCGTCAGCAATCGCCTGAGATATCCAATGCGTCCACACCAACGGCAACAGTGCATCCATATGCTCCACTGCAAAGTCCTACACTCTCCATGACGAACAATTCGAG ATATGCCGACTTGGGTGACATATTTTCTGAGCTGGGCGATGTAAGCGCCTCTGCACCGGCATCCGCAACTCTTTCGAAATCAAATAGCCGTCAAATACCCACACCAACATCCGCTAACAGTATTGCAATACCAAGACCACCTTCGCGCCGTTCCGAAATGGTAATGGCACCTTCAGTAGCAGCGGCCCGTGGGCGCATTAGTCCATCTCCAGCAATGAATCGCGCAGACAGTATTGGCAGTTTGGAATTCCGCACAGCTATCGGTGGTATAGGGTCATCGCGAGGTCCATCGCCGCTCACCATTGGCATTTCAGACACTATTCCACTAGCGGTGGCATTCCATGAAATTATACACGCATACTTTCG TGGTAGCGATGAATCACGTTGTCAGGTTAAAATCTCTGGCGATATGATGTTATCCTTTCCAGCTGGAATTGTAGGTCTTCTAGCCAATAATCCAAATCCGGCGAAACTCGGCTTTCGCATCAAGAATATGCAAAACTTGGAAAATTTAATACCGAATTCGAAATTAGTGCAAAT CGATCGCAATCAATCGAGCTCCTTTAGTACATTATTGGAATTCAATATGCCTGCATTGACCGCATTGCTGCGCCATCAAGCGGAACATAATCCCAATGCGTCATACTTCAATGTGGACATATTAAAATACCAAGTGCGCTCTAAACCCGGCGCCTCATCGTGTCCCTTCCAGTTGGTGTCCTACTGGAAGTGTGAAACTACATTTACAGCTCTCAAAATCGATTATAAGTACAATAACCATGCCATGGCAAGCGCATCACCATTACTGAATGTCACACTCTCGGTGCCGGTGAACGGTTTGGTTCGTAATGTGCAATCGAAACCACATTCCGCGTG GCTTGGTGAATCGAACCGTTTGGTTTGGAATTTCACAGACATTTCGCAAAATTCACAGGACGGTGGCGTCGGCACACTACGTGCACGTCTCGAACTTAATGATGGTCCATCCATTCCAGCCTTATTGACTACACAATTCAATTGTGAGGGCACCACTTTATCAGGCATTGAGTTCGAACTACAAGGCAGTGGTTACCGATTGTCCTTAGTAAAGCGTCGCTTTGTTTCGG GCAAATACGTATGTGAAGGCGATGGCGTTCGCAGTGGTGCCACCCCAACACCACCGTCTGTGGGATCGTCTAGTCCATTTTCAGCTAAATCGAACTAG
- the LOC105221578 gene encoding F-BAR domain only protein 2 isoform X9, translating to MTVDFNDYFWGEKNNGFDVLYHNMKFGCLASKELSEFFREKSNIEEQNSKLMAKLAHKASTGTLNSTFAPVWTILRTSAEKLSTLHLQMVQKLTELVKDVAKYADELHKKHKTVKEEESQTLESVQAMQTSTAAVQKLRDLYASKVLELEKLRKDNGSQKDIEKVETKLRKLHDEYKALLDKHNPIKNDFERRMTQTCKRFQEIEEVHLRQMKEFLSTFLEMLQNNHDMVGQVHSDFKRQFNDMTVDKLLEQFVLNKYTGLEKPEVPELENIPLSIQQQQSISATRLNQPVAASNSNSATSIQGAISRITSGSISMDQRGSVGVEAGSLASGGGAIGAVDGSGSGSNSHLNADDNILGIQASPRATSPILLNTTADVTSGTSSANTAVPAAAAASTSTSTSTVRSNFLNWFSSSIPSSKQQPANSNAGATDATTTTNSGGGNFGTDSNGSTHTSTAIIKNSLNSELQSLQDNNNQVSGILRSRRDKAKTKKSKKKKDGEAADNIQEEHQGSVDRANNSYDTDDMNRMKAQNSSGSSAGGLGISSASAPGSVDSSGGGAGALGVNISENIGGGSSGNGNSSATNNANKNSSASGNGTAGSGAGGTKAYGANEVDEDGYSMQPPKEIAWEENQDKTGSFYSDSDSDSDNDKPERRIHVKIKPLNNGQAPMSASVDELRATVENISLSPTSVFSTFNQQHSNQQLQQSRIASRQQSPEISNASTPTATVHPYAPLQSPTLSMTNNSRYADLGDIFSELGDVSASAPASATLSKSNSRQIPTPTSANSIAIPRPPSRRSEMVMAPSVAAARGRISPSPAMNRADSIGSLEFRTAIGGIGSSRGPSPLTIGISDTIPLAVAFHEIIHAYFRGSDESRCQVKISGDMMLSFPAGIVGLLANNPNPAKLGFRIKNMQNLENLIPNSKLVQIDRNQSSSFSTLLEFNMPALTALLRHQAEHNPNASYFNVDILKYQVRSKPGASSCPFQLVSYWKCETTFTALKIDYKYNNHAMASASPLLNVTLSVPVNGLVRNVQSKPHSAWLGESNRLVWNFTDISQNSQDGGVGTLRARLELNDGPSIPALLTTQFNCEGTTLSGIEFELQGSGYRLSLVKRRFVSGKYVCEGDGVRSGATPTPPSVGSSSPFSAKSN from the exons ATGACGGTTGATTTCAACGATTATTTTTGG GGGGAGAAGAACAACGGGTTCGATGTACTCTATCACAATATGAAATTCGGTTGTTTGGCCAGTAAAGAGCTTTCGGAGTTCTTTCGGGAAAAGTCCAATATCGAAGAACAGAACTCGAAATTAATGGCCAAATTGGCACACAAAGCCAGCACTGGTACACTGAATAGCACATTTGCTCCCGTCTGGACTATACTTCGTACTTCAGCCGAGAAACTCTCTACACTACACTTACAGATGGTGCAAAAACTCACCGAGCTTGTAAAGGACGTCGCTAAGTATGCTGATGAATtgcataaaaaacacaaaactgtTAAGGAGGAAGAATCACAGACACTGGAGAGTGTGCAAGCGATGCAGACTTCGACAGCCGCTGTGCAAAAGCTGCGTGATCTTTACGCGAGCAAAGTGCTGGAATTGGAGAAGTTGCGCAAGGACAATGGTTCTCAGAAGGACATCGAAAAAGTCGAAACGAAACTGCGAAAATTACACGATGAATATAAAGCGCTGCTCGATAAGCACAATCCGATCAAGAACGACTTCGAGCGGCGTATGACACAAACGTGCAAG CGTTTTCAAGAAATTGAAGAAGTCCATTTGCGGCAAATGAAAGAGTTCTTGTCCACATTCTTAGAGATGCTACAAAATAATCATGATATGGTTGGACAG GTACATTCGGATTTTAAGCGTCAATTTAATGATATGACTGTGGATAAACTTTTAGAGCAATTTGTGCTAAACAAATACACCGGATTGGAGAAACCCG AAGTGCCCGAACTCGAAAACATTCCACTctccatacaacaacaacagtccaTCTCAGCTACACGCTTAAATCAGCCCGTGGCTGCTTCCAATTCCAATTCAGCCACAAGTATACAAGGTGCCATATCACGTATTACTAGCGGTAGCATATCAATGGACCAACGTGGCAGTGTTGGTGTCGAGGCAGGTTCTTTAGCCAGTGGTGGTGGCGCTATTGGTGCAGTAGATGGTAGTGGCAGTGGCAGTAATAGCCACCTGAACGCTGATGACAACATACTAGGTATACAGGCATCACCACGTGCAACATCACCTATTTTATTGAATACCACCGCTGATGTAACCTCAGGCACTAGTAGTGCTAACACTGCGGTGCCAGCAGCTGCAGCCGCAAGCACATCGACAAGCACTTCCACAGTGCGTAGCAATTTCTTAAATTGGTTTTCTTCAAGCATTCCAAGCAGCAAGCAACAGCCGGCGAATTCCAACGCTGGAGCTACGgacgcaacaacaaccaccaatAGCGGTGGTGGGAATTTCGGTACGGATAGCAATGGTTCTACCCACACCAGCACAGCCATCATCAAAAATTCCCTAAACTCAGAGCTTCAGTCACTACAGGATAATAATAATCAAG TGTCTGGTATTTTGCGTAGTCGTCGAGATAAAGCTAAAACCAAAAAGTCTAAAAAGAAGAAAGATGGGGAAGCGGCAGATAACATACAAGAAGAACATCAAGGAAG TGTGGATCGCGCCAACAACTCCTATGATACTGACGATATGAATAGAATGAAAGCGCAAAATTCCAGTGGCAGCAGTGCCGGTGGGCTAGGCATATCATCTGCTTCAGCACCGGGCAGCGTGGACTCGTCGGGCGGTGGCGCTGGTGCGCTTGGTGTGAATATATCGGAAAATATTGGAGGTGGCTCATCAGGCAATGGCAATAGCAGTGCcacaaataatgcaaataaaaatagcagTGCATCGGGTAATGGCACAGCTGGTAGTGGTGCAGGAGGCACTAAAGCATATGGTGCTAATGAGGTTGACGAGGATGGCTACAGCATGCAACCGCCCAAAGAGATTGCTTGGGAGGAAAATCAAGATAAAa ctGGAAGTTTCTACTCTGATTCCGACTCAGATTCAGATAACGATAAGCCAGAAAGACGTATACATGTAAAAATCAAGCCACTGAACAATGGCCAGGCGCCAATGTCCGCAAGTGTAGATGAGCTGCGCGCTACTGTGGAGAATATATCACTATCGCCTACCAGCGTATTTTCG ACTTTCAACCAACAGCACAGCAATCAGCAGTTGCAGCAATCGCGCATTGCTTCGCGTCAGCAATCGCCTGAGATATCCAATGCGTCCACACCAACGGCAACAGTGCATCCATATGCTCCACTGCAAAGTCCTACACTCTCCATGACGAACAATTCGAG ATATGCCGACTTGGGTGACATATTTTCTGAGCTGGGCGATGTAAGCGCCTCTGCACCGGCATCCGCAACTCTTTCGAAATCAAATAGCCGTCAAATACCCACACCAACATCCGCTAACAGTATTGCAATACCAAGACCACCTTCGCGCCGTTCCGAAATGGTAATGGCACCTTCAGTAGCAGCGGCCCGTGGGCGCATTAGTCCATCTCCAGCAATGAATCGCGCAGACAGTATTGGCAGTTTGGAATTCCGCACAGCTATCGGTGGTATAGGGTCATCGCGAGGTCCATCGCCGCTCACCATTGGCATTTCAGACACTATTCCACTAGCGGTGGCATTCCATGAAATTATACACGCATACTTTCG TGGTAGCGATGAATCACGTTGTCAGGTTAAAATCTCTGGCGATATGATGTTATCCTTTCCAGCTGGAATTGTAGGTCTTCTAGCCAATAATCCAAATCCGGCGAAACTCGGCTTTCGCATCAAGAATATGCAAAACTTGGAAAATTTAATACCGAATTCGAAATTAGTGCAAAT CGATCGCAATCAATCGAGCTCCTTTAGTACATTATTGGAATTCAATATGCCTGCATTGACCGCATTGCTGCGCCATCAAGCGGAACATAATCCCAATGCGTCATACTTCAATGTGGACATATTAAAATACCAAGTGCGCTCTAAACCCGGCGCCTCATCGTGTCCCTTCCAGTTGGTGTCCTACTGGAAGTGTGAAACTACATTTACAGCTCTCAAAATCGATTATAAGTACAATAACCATGCCATGGCAAGCGCATCACCATTACTGAATGTCACACTCTCGGTGCCGGTGAACGGTTTGGTTCGTAATGTGCAATCGAAACCACATTCCGCGTG GCTTGGTGAATCGAACCGTTTGGTTTGGAATTTCACAGACATTTCGCAAAATTCACAGGACGGTGGCGTCGGCACACTACGTGCACGTCTCGAACTTAATGATGGTCCATCCATTCCAGCCTTATTGACTACACAATTCAATTGTGAGGGCACCACTTTATCAGGCATTGAGTTCGAACTACAAGGCAGTGGTTACCGATTGTCCTTAGTAAAGCGTCGCTTTGTTTCGG GCAAATACGTATGTGAAGGCGATGGCGTTCGCAGTGGTGCCACCCCAACACCACCGTCTGTGGGATCGTCTAGTCCATTTTCAGCTAAATCGAACTAG
- the LOC105221578 gene encoding F-BAR domain only protein 2 isoform X1, which produces MTVDFNDYFWGEKNNGFDVLYHNMKFGCLASKELSEFFREKSNIEEQNSKLMAKLAHKASTGTLNSTFAPVWTILRTSAEKLSTLHLQMVQKLTELVKDVAKYADELHKKHKTVKEEESQTLESVQAMQTSTAAVQKLRDLYASKVLELEKLRKDNGSQKDIEKVETKLRKLHDEYKALLDKHNPIKNDFERRMTQTCKRFQEIEEVHLRQMKEFLSTFLEMLQNNHDMVGQVHSDFKRQFNDMTVDKLLEQFVLNKYTGLEKPEVPELENIPLSIQQQQSISATRLNQPVAASNSNSATSIQGAISRITSGSISMDQRGSVGVEAGSLASGGGAIGAVDGSGSGSNSHLNADDNILGIQASPRATSPILLNTTADVTSGTSSANTAVPAAAAASTSTSTSTVRSNFLNWFSSSIPSSKQQPANSNAGATDATTTTNSGGGNFGTDSNGSTHTSTAIIKNSLNSELQSLQDNNNQGSFMSSALTQLPQQYKTTNITTTTTLSSTTASTPTIYNTTNNTTTNNTVTSPTTTPITNRTLVEQHLQQRTSSPTPTGSSSATNRNYTEPISTSLNERSNHLHRHPHSVSTSGGTVSASNAGVSVGNSRRTTSLLNIFTSNSQVSGILRSRRDKAKTKKSKKKKDGEAADNIQEEHQGSVDRANNSYDTDDMNRMKAQNSSGSSAGGLGISSASAPGSVDSSGGGAGALGVNISENIGGGSSGNGNSSATNNANKNSSASGNGTAGSGAGGTKAYGANEVDEDGYSMQPPKEIAWEENQDKTGSFYSDSDSDSDNDKPERRIHVKIKPLNNGQAPMSASVDELRATVENISLSPTSVFSTFNQQHSNQQLQQSRIASRQQSPEISNASTPTATVHPYAPLQSPTLSMTNNSRYADLGDIFSELGDVSASAPASATLSKSNSRQIPTPTSANSIAIPRPPSRRSEMVMAPSVAAARGRISPSPAMNRADSIGSLEFRTAIGGIGSSRGPSPLTIGISDTIPLAVAFHEIIHAYFRGSDESRCQVKISGDMMLSFPAGIVGLLANNPNPAKLGFRIKNMQNLENLIPNSKLVQIDRNQSSSFSTLLEFNMPALTALLRHQAEHNPNASYFNVDILKYQVRSKPGASSCPFQLVSYWKCETTFTALKIDYKYNNHAMASASPLLNVTLSVPVNGLVRNVQSKPHSAWLGESNRLVWNFTDISQNSQDGGVGTLRARLELNDGPSIPALLTTQFNCEGTTLSGIEFELQGSGYRLSLVKRRFVSGKYVCEGDGVRSGATPTPPSVGSSSPFSAKSN; this is translated from the exons ATGACGGTTGATTTCAACGATTATTTTTGG GGGGAGAAGAACAACGGGTTCGATGTACTCTATCACAATATGAAATTCGGTTGTTTGGCCAGTAAAGAGCTTTCGGAGTTCTTTCGGGAAAAGTCCAATATCGAAGAACAGAACTCGAAATTAATGGCCAAATTGGCACACAAAGCCAGCACTGGTACACTGAATAGCACATTTGCTCCCGTCTGGACTATACTTCGTACTTCAGCCGAGAAACTCTCTACACTACACTTACAGATGGTGCAAAAACTCACCGAGCTTGTAAAGGACGTCGCTAAGTATGCTGATGAATtgcataaaaaacacaaaactgtTAAGGAGGAAGAATCACAGACACTGGAGAGTGTGCAAGCGATGCAGACTTCGACAGCCGCTGTGCAAAAGCTGCGTGATCTTTACGCGAGCAAAGTGCTGGAATTGGAGAAGTTGCGCAAGGACAATGGTTCTCAGAAGGACATCGAAAAAGTCGAAACGAAACTGCGAAAATTACACGATGAATATAAAGCGCTGCTCGATAAGCACAATCCGATCAAGAACGACTTCGAGCGGCGTATGACACAAACGTGCAAG CGTTTTCAAGAAATTGAAGAAGTCCATTTGCGGCAAATGAAAGAGTTCTTGTCCACATTCTTAGAGATGCTACAAAATAATCATGATATGGTTGGACAG GTACATTCGGATTTTAAGCGTCAATTTAATGATATGACTGTGGATAAACTTTTAGAGCAATTTGTGCTAAACAAATACACCGGATTGGAGAAACCCG AAGTGCCCGAACTCGAAAACATTCCACTctccatacaacaacaacagtccaTCTCAGCTACACGCTTAAATCAGCCCGTGGCTGCTTCCAATTCCAATTCAGCCACAAGTATACAAGGTGCCATATCACGTATTACTAGCGGTAGCATATCAATGGACCAACGTGGCAGTGTTGGTGTCGAGGCAGGTTCTTTAGCCAGTGGTGGTGGCGCTATTGGTGCAGTAGATGGTAGTGGCAGTGGCAGTAATAGCCACCTGAACGCTGATGACAACATACTAGGTATACAGGCATCACCACGTGCAACATCACCTATTTTATTGAATACCACCGCTGATGTAACCTCAGGCACTAGTAGTGCTAACACTGCGGTGCCAGCAGCTGCAGCCGCAAGCACATCGACAAGCACTTCCACAGTGCGTAGCAATTTCTTAAATTGGTTTTCTTCAAGCATTCCAAGCAGCAAGCAACAGCCGGCGAATTCCAACGCTGGAGCTACGgacgcaacaacaaccaccaatAGCGGTGGTGGGAATTTCGGTACGGATAGCAATGGTTCTACCCACACCAGCACAGCCATCATCAAAAATTCCCTAAACTCAGAGCTTCAGTCACTACAGGATAATAATAATCAAGGTTCATTTATGTCGTCTGCTTTAACACAATTACCACAACAATATAAAACTACTAACatcactactactactactcttTCCTCTACTACTGCTAGTACTCCCACTATTTATAATACTACAAATAATACTACTACCAACAATACCGTTACGTCACCCACAACCACCCCCATAACAA atcGAACTTTAGTGGAGCAGCACTTACAACAGCGCACCTCTTCGCCAACGCCAACTGGCAGCAGTTCAGCCACGAATCGAAATTACACAGAACCGATTTCTACATCACTCAATGAACGTTCAAACCATCTGCATCGACATCCGCATTCAGTGTCCACGAGTGGCGGCACTGTGTCAGCATCTAATGCGGGTGTGTCCGTGGGGAACTCACGCCGCACAACCTCGCTTTTGAACATTTTCACATCAAATTCTCAGG TGTCTGGTATTTTGCGTAGTCGTCGAGATAAAGCTAAAACCAAAAAGTCTAAAAAGAAGAAAGATGGGGAAGCGGCAGATAACATACAAGAAGAACATCAAGGAAG TGTGGATCGCGCCAACAACTCCTATGATACTGACGATATGAATAGAATGAAAGCGCAAAATTCCAGTGGCAGCAGTGCCGGTGGGCTAGGCATATCATCTGCTTCAGCACCGGGCAGCGTGGACTCGTCGGGCGGTGGCGCTGGTGCGCTTGGTGTGAATATATCGGAAAATATTGGAGGTGGCTCATCAGGCAATGGCAATAGCAGTGCcacaaataatgcaaataaaaatagcagTGCATCGGGTAATGGCACAGCTGGTAGTGGTGCAGGAGGCACTAAAGCATATGGTGCTAATGAGGTTGACGAGGATGGCTACAGCATGCAACCGCCCAAAGAGATTGCTTGGGAGGAAAATCAAGATAAAa ctGGAAGTTTCTACTCTGATTCCGACTCAGATTCAGATAACGATAAGCCAGAAAGACGTATACATGTAAAAATCAAGCCACTGAACAATGGCCAGGCGCCAATGTCCGCAAGTGTAGATGAGCTGCGCGCTACTGTGGAGAATATATCACTATCGCCTACCAGCGTATTTTCG ACTTTCAACCAACAGCACAGCAATCAGCAGTTGCAGCAATCGCGCATTGCTTCGCGTCAGCAATCGCCTGAGATATCCAATGCGTCCACACCAACGGCAACAGTGCATCCATATGCTCCACTGCAAAGTCCTACACTCTCCATGACGAACAATTCGAG ATATGCCGACTTGGGTGACATATTTTCTGAGCTGGGCGATGTAAGCGCCTCTGCACCGGCATCCGCAACTCTTTCGAAATCAAATAGCCGTCAAATACCCACACCAACATCCGCTAACAGTATTGCAATACCAAGACCACCTTCGCGCCGTTCCGAAATGGTAATGGCACCTTCAGTAGCAGCGGCCCGTGGGCGCATTAGTCCATCTCCAGCAATGAATCGCGCAGACAGTATTGGCAGTTTGGAATTCCGCACAGCTATCGGTGGTATAGGGTCATCGCGAGGTCCATCGCCGCTCACCATTGGCATTTCAGACACTATTCCACTAGCGGTGGCATTCCATGAAATTATACACGCATACTTTCG TGGTAGCGATGAATCACGTTGTCAGGTTAAAATCTCTGGCGATATGATGTTATCCTTTCCAGCTGGAATTGTAGGTCTTCTAGCCAATAATCCAAATCCGGCGAAACTCGGCTTTCGCATCAAGAATATGCAAAACTTGGAAAATTTAATACCGAATTCGAAATTAGTGCAAAT CGATCGCAATCAATCGAGCTCCTTTAGTACATTATTGGAATTCAATATGCCTGCATTGACCGCATTGCTGCGCCATCAAGCGGAACATAATCCCAATGCGTCATACTTCAATGTGGACATATTAAAATACCAAGTGCGCTCTAAACCCGGCGCCTCATCGTGTCCCTTCCAGTTGGTGTCCTACTGGAAGTGTGAAACTACATTTACAGCTCTCAAAATCGATTATAAGTACAATAACCATGCCATGGCAAGCGCATCACCATTACTGAATGTCACACTCTCGGTGCCGGTGAACGGTTTGGTTCGTAATGTGCAATCGAAACCACATTCCGCGTG GCTTGGTGAATCGAACCGTTTGGTTTGGAATTTCACAGACATTTCGCAAAATTCACAGGACGGTGGCGTCGGCACACTACGTGCACGTCTCGAACTTAATGATGGTCCATCCATTCCAGCCTTATTGACTACACAATTCAATTGTGAGGGCACCACTTTATCAGGCATTGAGTTCGAACTACAAGGCAGTGGTTACCGATTGTCCTTAGTAAAGCGTCGCTTTGTTTCGG GCAAATACGTATGTGAAGGCGATGGCGTTCGCAGTGGTGCCACCCCAACACCACCGTCTGTGGGATCGTCTAGTCCATTTTCAGCTAAATCGAACTAG